A window from Gossypium raimondii isolate GPD5lz chromosome 7, ASM2569854v1, whole genome shotgun sequence encodes these proteins:
- the LOC105763818 gene encoding uncharacterized protein LOC105763818: MSSNRASSSNTESDTQAEVLGPELVSDTEEKVKLIRDRLKEASDRQKSYADLKRREIEFSMGDFVFLKIHDVFHVSMLRRYRSNTTHIVQVEEIEVRPDLTFEEEPVQILDREVKVLRKKSIPLVKVLWHNHSLEEATWEPEEARR; the protein is encoded by the exons atgtcatccaaccgagctAGTTCCAGTAATACTGAAAGCGATACTCAG GCAGAAGTTTTGGGGCCAGAGTTAGTTTCTGATACCGAAGAGAAGGTAAAACTGATTCGAGACCGGTTGAAGGAAGCATCTGATAGGCAAAAGTCTTATGCAGATCTTAAACGTCGAGAGATTGAGTTTTCTATGGGGGATTTTGTGTTTCTCAAG attcatgatgtgttccatgtcTCCATGTTAAGGCGTTATCGCTCCAATACCACACACATAGTACaagttgaggagattgaggttaggccagatttGACCTTCGAGGAAGAGCCAGTGCAGATTTTGGACCGTGAGGTTAAGGTACTGAGGAAGAAGTCTATTCCTCTAGTTAAAGTGCTTTGGCATAATCACAGTTTAgaagaagccacgtgggaacccgaAGAGGCGAGGCGATAA